The following proteins are co-located in the Pedobacter sp. FW305-3-2-15-E-R2A2 genome:
- a CDS encoding sodium-translocating pyrophosphatase, producing the protein MEFLQNNLIYFIPVLGLIGIIVMAIKSAWVNKQDPGDANMQELAGYIADGAMAFLKAEWKVLSIFVVFTAALLAYSGTVHEVNGVELHSSWIIAVAFVIGAVFSATAGYIGMKAATKANVRTTQAARTSLSKALKVSFTGGTVMGLGVAGLAILGLGGLFIVFMQVFNVVEANSTEMKTAIEVLTGFSLGAESIALFARVGGGIYTKAADVGADLVGKVEAGIPEDDVRNPATIADNVGDNVGDVAGMGADLFGSYVATILATMVLGQEIVVDKLNGVAVDNLNGFSPVLLPMVICGLGILFSIVGTWFVRIKGEDSNVQTALNLGNWSSIVLTAIASYFIVMFMLPAQLHLRGVNFTSLDVFFAIIVGLIVGTLMSIITEYYTAMGKGPVNSIIQQSGTGHATNIIGGLSVGMKSTVAPILVLAAGIIFSYAFAGLYGVAIAAAGMMATTAMQLAIDAFGPIADNAGGIAEMSQLPPEVRERTDNLDAVGNTTAATGKGFAIASAALTSLALFAAFVGVAGIDAIDIYKAPVLAGLFVGAMIPFIFSALCIAAVGKAAMDMVQEVRRQFREIPGIMEYKAKPEYEKCVAISTEASIREMMLPGAIALLVPIIVGFGLKGVFPSVSSAEILGGLLAGVTVSGVLMGIFQSNAGGAWDNAKKSFEKGVSINGEMFYKKSEPHKASVTGDTVGDPFKDTSGPSMNILIKLMSIVSLVIAPYIAVGVMTETKQEIKKEIRVIKTVDSLGKETMDTVKNTIDTLTVKP; encoded by the coding sequence ATGGAGTTTTTACAAAACAATCTAATCTATTTTATTCCCGTCCTGGGATTAATTGGCATTATCGTCATGGCTATTAAAAGTGCCTGGGTAAACAAGCAGGATCCTGGTGATGCAAACATGCAAGAGTTGGCCGGCTATATTGCCGACGGGGCGATGGCCTTTTTAAAAGCAGAATGGAAAGTATTGAGCATTTTCGTGGTCTTCACCGCAGCTTTACTGGCCTATTCCGGAACCGTTCACGAAGTCAACGGAGTGGAATTGCATTCCAGCTGGATCATTGCTGTCGCTTTTGTGATTGGTGCTGTATTTTCTGCTACTGCAGGATATATCGGGATGAAAGCCGCTACAAAAGCCAACGTACGTACTACCCAGGCTGCAAGAACGAGTTTATCCAAAGCTTTAAAAGTTTCCTTCACGGGAGGAACAGTAATGGGACTGGGTGTAGCAGGACTGGCAATCTTGGGATTAGGAGGTTTGTTTATTGTCTTCATGCAGGTATTTAATGTCGTAGAAGCCAACAGTACAGAAATGAAAACAGCAATAGAAGTGCTGACAGGTTTCTCCCTGGGTGCAGAGTCTATCGCCTTATTTGCCCGTGTTGGCGGCGGTATTTATACCAAAGCAGCCGATGTAGGTGCCGATCTGGTAGGTAAAGTAGAAGCCGGAATTCCGGAAGATGATGTAAGAAATCCGGCGACAATTGCCGATAACGTAGGTGATAATGTGGGGGATGTGGCTGGAATGGGTGCCGATTTATTCGGTTCTTATGTAGCAACGATACTCGCAACCATGGTGTTGGGACAAGAAATCGTGGTAGATAAATTAAATGGTGTAGCGGTCGATAACCTGAATGGTTTCTCGCCGGTATTGCTGCCAATGGTAATTTGCGGACTGGGAATTTTGTTCTCCATCGTAGGAACCTGGTTCGTTCGCATTAAAGGAGAAGATTCCAATGTACAAACTGCCCTGAACTTAGGAAACTGGAGCTCTATCGTACTTACCGCTATCGCTTCTTATTTTATTGTGATGTTCATGCTTCCTGCTCAGCTGCATTTACGTGGCGTTAACTTTACCAGTCTGGATGTATTTTTTGCCATCATTGTTGGGTTAATCGTGGGTACTTTGATGAGTATCATTACAGAATATTATACCGCTATGGGCAAAGGCCCGGTGAATTCGATCATTCAGCAATCAGGAACCGGCCATGCCACAAATATTATCGGTGGTTTATCTGTAGGGATGAAATCTACCGTAGCCCCGATTCTGGTACTGGCAGCCGGAATTATCTTTTCTTATGCCTTTGCAGGTTTATATGGTGTGGCCATTGCCGCAGCAGGAATGATGGCCACAACGGCGATGCAACTGGCCATTGACGCTTTCGGTCCTATTGCAGATAATGCAGGTGGAATTGCCGAAATGAGCCAGCTTCCACCAGAAGTTCGGGAACGTACAGACAATTTAGATGCAGTAGGAAACACTACAGCGGCTACGGGTAAGGGTTTCGCCATTGCTTCTGCAGCCTTAACCTCACTGGCTTTATTTGCGGCCTTTGTTGGCGTTGCAGGAATTGATGCCATCGATATTTATAAGGCCCCTGTTTTGGCGGGCTTATTTGTAGGAGCGATGATTCCTTTTATCTTCTCTGCTTTATGTATTGCTGCTGTTGGTAAGGCCGCAATGGACATGGTTCAGGAGGTTCGTCGTCAGTTCCGTGAGATTCCGGGAATTATGGAATATAAAGCGAAACCGGAATACGAGAAATGTGTGGCGATCTCTACAGAAGCTTCTATCCGCGAAATGATGTTACCAGGGGCAATCGCTTTACTGGTTCCGATCATCGTTGGCTTTGGGCTTAAAGGTGTATTTCCTTCGGTAAGTTCTGCGGAGATCTTAGGTGGTCTGCTTGCTGGTGTTACCGTATCAGGTGTATTGATGGGGATTTTCCAGAGCAATGCCGGTGGTGCCTGGGACAATGCAAAAAAATCATTTGAAAAAGGGGTATCGATCAATGGAGAAATGTTCTATAAAAAATCGGAACCACATAAAGCTTCAGTGACTGGTGATACCGTCGGTGATCCCTTCAAAGATACTTCAGGTCCATCGATGAATATCCTGATCAAACTGATGTCTATCGTTTCTCTGGTGATCGCTCCGTACATTGCCGTTGGAGTGATGACAGAAACAAAACAGGAGATCAAAAAAGAGATCAGGGTCATTAAAACGGTCGATTCTCTGGGAAAAGAAACAATGGATACGGTAAAAAATACCATTGACACCTTGACCGTCAAGCCATAA
- a CDS encoding RsmB/NOP family class I SAM-dependent RNA methyltransferase, giving the protein MRIEHQIRAFEQIFKNYDGLLPLHRFLFIYFKQNKKMGSSDRRWSSRYIYSFFRLGKALIKEQQVLRLAVADFLCNTTPSLVVETHLPALAAKMELPVKAKLELVQQAFADFKLADVFSFHQNLSAAVEKEDFFESFFTQPDLFLRITTGHLKSLLEALKAHEVPVQELSETTLALPNGTKLENVFPNQKFYQVQDLSSQKTGMFFEPKTWDYWWDCCAASGGKSLLLHDLEPSVQLLVSDVRENSLNNLDDRFHEAGIKKYQKKVLDLLQNNDQDLHHYEFDGIILDAPCSGSGTWGRTPEMLYFFDEHKISNYTRLQKAIASNVVKYLKPGKPLIYITCSVFKQENEEVVSYLEENLSLKLEKMEVIKGYKDKADTMFVARLTKV; this is encoded by the coding sequence ATGAGAATAGAACATCAAATCAGGGCTTTTGAGCAGATCTTTAAAAACTATGATGGCTTATTGCCTTTGCATCGGTTTTTGTTTATCTATTTCAAGCAGAATAAAAAGATGGGCTCTTCCGACAGAAGATGGTCCAGCCGCTATATCTATAGCTTTTTTAGGCTTGGAAAGGCCCTGATCAAAGAGCAGCAGGTGCTTCGCCTTGCGGTAGCTGATTTCTTATGTAATACTACGCCAAGTCTTGTGGTAGAGACGCATTTGCCTGCTTTGGCAGCGAAGATGGAACTGCCGGTAAAAGCCAAACTGGAACTGGTACAACAGGCATTTGCCGATTTTAAATTGGCGGATGTCTTTTCTTTTCATCAAAACCTTTCAGCAGCGGTAGAGAAGGAAGATTTCTTTGAATCCTTCTTTACACAACCAGACTTATTTTTAAGAATCACTACTGGTCATTTAAAATCATTACTGGAAGCTTTGAAAGCGCATGAAGTGCCTGTTCAGGAGCTGAGCGAGACCACACTGGCCTTGCCGAATGGTACAAAGCTGGAAAATGTATTCCCCAATCAGAAGTTCTATCAGGTGCAGGATCTTTCTTCTCAAAAGACAGGGATGTTCTTTGAGCCCAAAACCTGGGATTACTGGTGGGATTGCTGTGCTGCCTCAGGCGGCAAATCCCTGCTTCTGCACGATCTTGAGCCTAGCGTGCAGCTGTTGGTGAGTGATGTTAGAGAAAATAGCTTAAACAACCTCGATGATCGTTTTCACGAGGCGGGAATTAAAAAGTATCAAAAGAAAGTCCTGGATCTGCTGCAAAACAATGATCAGGATTTACACCATTATGAATTTGATGGGATTATTCTGGATGCACCTTGCTCCGGTTCAGGAACCTGGGGACGTACACCGGAAATGCTGTATTTCTTTGATGAACATAAAATCAGCAATTATACCAGATTACAAAAGGCCATTGCATCGAATGTTGTGAAATACCTGAAACCGGGAAAACCGCTCATCTACATCACCTGCTCTGTTTTTAAGCAGGAGAATGAGGAGGTGGTCAGCTATCTGGAAGAAAACCTTTCGCTGAAACTGGAGAAAATGGAAGTGATCAAAGGTTATAAAGACAAAGCGGATACCATGTTTGTAGCCCGCTTGACTAAGGTTTAG
- a CDS encoding MarC family protein: MEFNFSQILSCSMVIFAIIDILGSIPVVIELRKKAGHIQSEKATIVATVLMIIFLFAGETLLKVIGLDVESFAIAGSFVIFFIAMEMILGLTIFKEEVPETVSIVPLAFPLIAGAGTMTTLLSLKTEYATQNIIVGILINMSFVYFVLKNTNRLERLFGKSGLNVLRKAFGIILLAIAIKLFRNNTGL, from the coding sequence ATGGAATTCAATTTCAGTCAAATCTTGTCGTGTTCGATGGTTATTTTTGCCATCATCGATATCCTGGGCTCCATCCCTGTGGTGATAGAACTCAGAAAAAAAGCCGGTCATATTCAGTCTGAAAAAGCGACCATAGTAGCAACAGTGCTAATGATTATCTTCCTTTTTGCGGGAGAAACCCTGTTAAAAGTCATTGGTCTTGATGTGGAATCTTTCGCCATTGCAGGTTCCTTTGTAATCTTCTTTATTGCAATGGAGATGATCCTCGGCTTAACCATATTTAAAGAAGAAGTTCCTGAAACCGTATCCATTGTACCTCTGGCCTTCCCTTTAATTGCAGGTGCAGGAACAATGACCACCCTCTTATCGTTAAAAACAGAATATGCCACTCAAAATATCATTGTGGGCATCCTGATCAATATGAGTTTTGTATACTTTGTACTGAAGAATACAAACAGACTGGAAAGACTTTTTGGAAAGTCCGGGTTGAATGTATTAAGAAAGGCATTTGGAATCATATTACTTGCGATTGCCATCAAACTCTTCCGTAACAATACCGGACTGTAA
- a CDS encoding amino acid permease has translation MNFRKSIDLLTKEAAESGEGTLKRTLGPVNLVALGIGAIIGAGLFSITGSAAANNAGPAITISFIIAAIGCGFAGLCYAEFASMIPVAGSAYTYSYATMGELVAWIIGWDLVLEYALGAATVSISWSRYLVKFLAYYDVHLPAEVTMSPFETAQLLDGTTVHGMFNLPAVFIICLMSLVLMRGTQESAFINGLIVAIKVVIVFIFIFLGWKYINADNYSPYFIPADKPGHDSFFTNGWGGVIRAAGIVFFAYIGFDAVSTAAQEAKNPKKDMPIGILVSLFVCTVLYILFAHVMTGVANYDMFKGQDGIAPVAVAIDNMGVKNAAGVVTPAFPWLNKLIILAILGGYASVILVMLLGQSRVFFSMSKDGLLPKVFSSVHPKFSTPVKSNLLFMVFVSLFAAFVPAGVVGEMTSIGTLLAFILVCIGIVILRKRMPDLPRAFKVPLVPLIPILGVVVCLGMMVFLPLDTWVRLLVWMILGMDVYLFYGIKNSLLSDNNPVTLARSNKVVSLIGLALAALLVAVAFIHHSITDGKDTGLYYFSLVYAAVHLLLYAYRLSTSKNVKAKIN, from the coding sequence ATGAATTTTAGAAAGTCAATCGACTTACTTACAAAAGAAGCTGCTGAGAGCGGAGAGGGCACCCTGAAGCGGACCCTTGGCCCCGTTAACCTGGTAGCTTTGGGTATTGGAGCCATTATTGGTGCTGGACTATTTTCCATCACCGGTTCTGCAGCCGCCAATAATGCCGGCCCGGCCATCACCATTTCCTTTATCATTGCAGCAATTGGTTGCGGATTTGCAGGCTTATGCTATGCAGAGTTTGCTTCCATGATTCCTGTTGCAGGAAGTGCTTACACCTATTCTTATGCCACCATGGGCGAATTAGTTGCCTGGATTATTGGTTGGGATTTAGTGTTGGAATATGCGCTTGGTGCGGCCACGGTTTCCATCAGCTGGAGCCGGTATCTCGTTAAGTTTCTTGCTTATTACGACGTCCACCTCCCTGCGGAAGTGACGATGTCACCTTTTGAGACTGCACAATTGCTTGACGGAACAACCGTTCATGGAATGTTCAACCTTCCGGCGGTATTTATCATATGTCTGATGTCATTGGTATTAATGAGAGGCACTCAGGAGTCTGCTTTTATCAATGGTTTGATTGTAGCGATTAAAGTAGTTATCGTATTCATATTTATTTTCTTAGGTTGGAAATACATCAACGCAGACAACTATTCTCCATATTTTATTCCTGCAGATAAGCCAGGTCATGACAGCTTCTTTACCAATGGATGGGGAGGTGTCATTCGGGCCGCGGGAATTGTGTTCTTTGCTTATATTGGTTTTGATGCCGTTTCTACTGCAGCACAGGAAGCTAAGAATCCAAAGAAAGATATGCCAATCGGGATTCTCGTTTCCCTGTTTGTATGTACCGTTCTTTACATCTTATTCGCACACGTAATGACAGGTGTTGCCAACTATGACATGTTTAAAGGTCAGGATGGTATTGCGCCGGTTGCTGTTGCTATTGATAATATGGGAGTTAAAAATGCGGCCGGTGTGGTTACGCCTGCGTTCCCATGGTTAAATAAATTGATCATCCTTGCGATTTTAGGTGGTTATGCTTCTGTAATCCTGGTGATGTTACTGGGACAATCAAGGGTATTCTTCTCGATGAGTAAAGATGGTTTATTGCCTAAAGTATTCTCCAGTGTTCATCCTAAATTCAGTACTCCTGTGAAAAGCAATTTACTTTTCATGGTGTTTGTGAGTTTATTTGCTGCATTTGTTCCGGCAGGCGTAGTTGGTGAGATGACCAGTATCGGTACCTTACTTGCATTTATCCTGGTATGTATCGGAATTGTGATTCTTAGAAAACGCATGCCAGATCTTCCAAGAGCATTTAAAGTGCCATTGGTGCCACTAATCCCGATCTTAGGTGTGGTGGTATGTTTAGGAATGATGGTATTCCTTCCTTTAGATACCTGGGTTCGTTTATTGGTATGGATGATCCTTGGTATGGATGTTTACCTGTTCTATGGTATCAAAAACAGTTTATTATCTGACAATAACCCGGTAACACTGGCAAGAAGCAATAAAGTAGTTTCCTTAATCGGACTGGCTTTGGCTGCACTATTGGTTGCTGTTGCCTTCATTCACCATAGCATCACAGACGGAAAAGATACAGGCTTGTATTATTTCTCTCTGGTTTATGCTGCGGTACATTTACTATTATACGCCTATCGTCTTTCCACTTCTAAAAACGTGAAAGCCAAGATAAACTAA